In the Candidatus Dadabacteria bacterium genome, TAAATTCGATTTTGTTTGTTTCGCTCGATTTAAGCTTTAGAATGGTACTGGTTATTATGCTTATTCTGCTGGGAGACATTCGACCAATTAAGAAATCTTAAGACAAAGTTCAGCAGCTGCTCAATGTCCGGATAAGATGGTCGCTTCGCCTGCTGGGGTTCCGCTCAGGAAATGTCCTGTAAAAGTCGTTTGGCGGCAATTGCGTGAACCTGTTTGTCAAGCGTAAAGCTTTCCGTGCCCGCATGGATAATGTCTACTCTGGTCAGCCTCAGGTCGCGCAGCGCCGCCCGCATCGAGCGGGTGAAAGCGGGAGTTGTGGTACGTTTTATCTCAAAACCGCGGAGGCGGCCGCCCTGGTGCACGACAAGGTCTATTTCCGGTCCCGAATGAGTTGCCCAGAAATAGCATTGCCTGTCCTCGACCCCGAGCGCCTGAATCAGGGTTTCGACGATGAATCCCTCCCAGGAAGCCCCTACCTTGGGATGGCGCTCAAGCTCGGCGTGGGTAGTTACATTGAGGAGATTGTGAAGTATCCCTGAATCCCGCACGTAAATCTTCGGCGATTTCACCTGACGCTTGCTTATGTTGGCGCTCCAAGGCTTAAGGCTTCGGAGCATGAATGTCGCCTCAAGCGCATCAAGATAGCGACGCACGGCGTGGTGGGAAACGCCGAACGCACGAGCGAGCTCCGAGCCGTTCCAAATCTGCGCGTGATAGTGAGCGAGCATCGACCAGAAGCGGTCAAGGGTCACACTCGGTATCCTGATTCCAAGCTGGGGAATGTCCCGTTCAAGAAAGTCCCGGATGAAAAACCGCCTCCACTCGTAGCTTTGCCTGTGGCTGCGTGCGGTGAACGAACGGGGGAAGCCGCCTCGAAGCCAGAGGAGATCGGCTTTGCTTTCGCCGACCTCGGAGAGCGAGAATCCCGGAAGCTCGCAGTAGGCAATCCGCCCGGCCAGGGTTTCCGAGCTTTGGCGCAGCAGTTCTGGAGATGCGCTGCCTAGAACGAGGAAACGGGCGGGCCGGCGGGGGCGGTCCGACAGCACACGCAGGGTGGGGAAAAGATCGGGCCGCCGCTGGATTTCATCGAGCACCACGAGGCCGCGCAGGGAGGAGAGCGCAAGCAGGGGGTCGGCGAGACGCGAGAGGTCGACGGCGGATTCAAGGTCGAAGAAATGAGTCGGACCTTTTCTGAGCCGTGCAAGCTCCCGGGCCAGCGTCGTTTTCCCTACCTGCCGGGCTCCCAGCAGGGCTACGACCGGATTATGGGAAAGAAGCCGGTTCAGTTCTTTTAAATGCTTGGAACGTTTAACCATCATGCGGGATTATATCATGAAAATTGGAAGCCTGCCATCCAATTTTCATGATTGTTGAAAAATCACGGAAGAAAAAAAGATCGCTCTTTGGATATAGACAAAATAGTTTCATGTCAATGTTTCTTTCCGCGCCCAGTTGTTTTTCTCTTGAGGGGGCCTGACAATTCAGTTATTCTAAACCCATAAATAATGGAGTTTTAATGCCTGGTATGTCGGATAATGAGTTTCCAAGAGAAATAGCCGTGTCAGTCAGGCGCATGGCGGGGCACTTTCCTGCCGTTATTGTTACGGGCGCTCGTCAGACGGGCAAGACAACGCTGCTGACAAAACTGTTCGGGGACTACAACTACGTAAGTCTCGACCTTCCGGCGGAAGCGCAGTTGGCAGAAGAGGATCCTCAGTCGTTTCTGTCGCGTCATCCCGCGCCGCTGCTCGTGGATGAGGTTCAGTACGCCCCTAGGCTGTTTCGCTACCTGAAGGTTGAAATAGACAAGCGCAGGGATATGAACGGACGCTTCATTCTTGCCGGGTCGCAGAAATTCAGCCTGATGCAGGGAGTCTCGGAGTCCTTGGCGGGACGTTGCGGCGTGCTTGAGCTTGAAGGCCTTACGGTTCAGGAACTTGGACCCGTGTTTTCCCGCATGGAAGAGGGCGAGGGGATGGCCGGGATTCTCGCTCGCGGGTTTATGCCGCAGCTCTGGAAGGATCCGGCGATGAGGCCCCCGGACTATTTTGCCAGCTATCAGGCGACTTGTCTTGAGCGCGATGTGCGCCAGCTTTTAAATGTTTCGTCGTTGCGGGACTTTGACCGCTTCATGCGCGCCCTGGCTCTTCGCAGCGGACAATTGCTTAACAAGTCGGAAATTGCCAAGGAAACGGGAATAAACAGCAAAACCGCCGACAAGTGGCTGAATGTGCTCGTGGCTTCCAACCAGGTTACGCTGCTTGAACCCTGGTTTGCGAATCCGGGGAAGCGTCTTGCGAAGACGCCCAAACTTTTTTTCAATGATGTCGGGTTGCTGTGTTTCCTTCTGGGGCTTAAAGGACAGGCGGTGACCGAAAGCTACCTGATTGGAGTGATATGGGAGACTTTTGTTTTTGGCGAACTGCGGAAATACCTGTCTCTGGCGGCTCCGGAAGCGACCATATGGCACTATCGGGACCAGTCACGCGAAACGGATTTCATTATCGAGAAGGACGGACGTCTGACTCTGGCGGAAGCGAAATGGAAGGAATTTCCGACGCCGCGTGACTTTGCTCAAGCCCTAAAGGTTCACGAACTGCTCGGACCGCGGGCAAGATTGCCTGTTATGGTGCTGTGCCGTACCCGTCAGAGTTTTCCGGTTGCGGAAGGACTGCTTGCCGTAAACGCGTTCAGACTCCGGGAACACCTGACATGAAGTTATGTTTCCGATTCTCTGTCCCGAGGGGTTTTAGAAGCGGATCCATATTAAGCGGGTGCTTTGTAAAAGCAATGTTTTGCGGCACCGGATTACGGGCCGCAGGGGTTGGCGGAACATGTTCGGTACTCGTTAAGCGGGAAGAAATACCGGCTTAACAAGGATCAATTGGCCGGAGTGGTTCATGCGTTGTTTGAGGAGCCGAATGTGCGCTTTGAAGAAGGGGCGGCCGTGTGGATGGCTTTAAATGATTATCTGGAATCTGATGGGGCTGATTTTGCCGATGCTCTGATCATAAACAAGGCCCAGGCGGTAGCCAAAGCGCAGGGCGGACCATTTTCCGGTTCCTACACATTTGATAAAGTCGCCCGGAAGTTGCAAGGGGCTAGGTCACCATAGAACTCCGATCTTGATGCACCAGAATCCTTGAATAAAAAGAGCAAGGACAAAAAGTTGAGTGACTGCCCGACATTTCTTTCCGTTTCGCAAGGCAGTGCGGGACCTGAAATTATGCTTTTTGCGGTTTTCTCAGTAAATTTTTACCCCACATTCAGAGAGGATGACGAAAAATCCGGACCAGGATACGAAACGCCGGGGTCCGGTTCCAACGTAACGGAGTGTCTCGATGTCAAAACATTTTAAGATCTTTCTGGTTTTCGCCGCGTGTCTTCTCTTTGTCTCGGTCGGGGCGCAGGCCCTCACTCTCACGCAGGCGAAGATAATGGCCCTTGAGAAAAACCATGACGTAAGGGTATGGATGCTCGGCGTCGACGCCGCACGCGGGGAGTACAAGAGCAAACGGGGAGTCTATGACCCCGAGATAAGTTTCATGGCCTCCTACGCCGACACAAAAACCCCCGTTCTCAGCGCCTTCATAGAGGACGGAATAGTAAACGCCGAGGTTTTCTCCTTCGGAAGCGAACTCTCGGGGAAACTGCCCACCGGAACCTTCTACAAGCTCTACGATCTTGAAGTATCGCGGACCGAGACCGATTCTCCGCTTGAGAGCCTGAGCCCTTCGTGGGCCGCGAGCCTGGGTTTCAGCGTGGGGCAGGAGCTGCTCCGCGGCTTCGATATAGCCTCCAACAGGGTATCCGTGGTGCTCTCGAGAAAGAACAGGGACATATCCGTTTACGAATTCGAACTCATGGTGGCGAAGACTCTTTTCGATCTTGAGAGAAGCTACTGGGGAGTCGTGGCCGCGGCCCACGACCGCGATCTTGAGAAAAAAGCCTACGATCTTGCCCTGGACCTTGAGAGAAGAACCCGAATAAAAGTGGAGGTCGGGGTTCTGCCCAGGGTCGCCCTCACCCAGGCGCGCTCTGAAAGCGCCGCCAGGAAGGTGAGGATGATAAACTCCGAGAACGCCTACGAGGCGTCTATGGATGCGCTTAAAAACCTGCTCGTTATCCCCTTGGAGGAAAGCGTTGAGCTGCTCGAGGTAACCGATTCCATGCCTACTGCTTACGAACCGCCCTCGGAGGCCGTGGCCGTGGTGCAGGCGTTTGAGAACCGCCCCGAGATGCGCCGGGCGGAGCGGGAGATGGAGAAGGCACAGGCGCTTAAGACCTTCTACTCCCGCCAGAGACTGCCGCGTCTCACAGTCGAGGGCCGCCTCGAGTACCTGGGCCTTGGGGGCTCCGAGAATCCCGACAGGCTAGTTTTCGGAGAGCCTGGCGGCGTGCCCCGTCGCTTCACCGATTCCTCGCATGCCTACGACAGCATCGCCGACCGCGATTTTCCAAGCTGGAGCGTTACGGGGAAGTTAAGTTTTCCGATCTTCGGTAGAAAGGCCGGGGGAAACTACGCGAAAGCCCGCGCCGACTATGACCGAAGCGTTATAAGCTACCAGAAACAGAAAGATACAGTGCGCCTCGACGTTAGGAACGCCATAAGGGAGACCGCAAGCAGCCAGAAGAGGATGGAAGCCGCCCTGCTTTCCACCAATCTCGCAAAGGAGGTGCTCGGGAACGAGGAAGAGAAGTTCAAGGCGGGACTTTCCACCACCAGGGAACTCCTCGAAGCGCAGAGGGATCTCATAGGCGCGGAGTCTAGCTACATAAGCGCTTTTGCCAGCCACCGGGTAGCCCTTGCCGATCTTGAGCGCGCGAGGGGGACAATGATAGAGAGCAACTACTTTCTAATAGAGAACCACTCCGACATCGGGCCTTATCTTGAAGTTGACTGATTGGCATGCAGGCAATCTGCAAAAGCGGGTTTA is a window encoding:
- a CDS encoding ATP-binding protein, encoding MMVKRSKHLKELNRLLSHNPVVALLGARQVGKTTLARELARLRKGPTHFFDLESAVDLSRLADPLLALSSLRGLVVLDEIQRRPDLFPTLRVLSDRPRRPARFLVLGSASPELLRQSSETLAGRIAYCELPGFSLSEVGESKADLLWLRGGFPRSFTARSHRQSYEWRRFFIRDFLERDIPQLGIRIPSVTLDRFWSMLAHYHAQIWNGSELARAFGVSHHAVRRYLDALEATFMLRSLKPWSANISKRQVKSPKIYVRDSGILHNLLNVTTHAELERHPKVGASWEGFIVETLIQALGVEDRQCYFWATHSGPEIDLVVHQGGRLRGFEIKRTTTPAFTRSMRAALRDLRLTRVDIIHAGTESFTLDKQVHAIAAKRLLQDIS
- a CDS encoding ATP-binding protein; translated protein: MSDNEFPREIAVSVRRMAGHFPAVIVTGARQTGKTTLLTKLFGDYNYVSLDLPAEAQLAEEDPQSFLSRHPAPLLVDEVQYAPRLFRYLKVEIDKRRDMNGRFILAGSQKFSLMQGVSESLAGRCGVLELEGLTVQELGPVFSRMEEGEGMAGILARGFMPQLWKDPAMRPPDYFASYQATCLERDVRQLLNVSSLRDFDRFMRALALRSGQLLNKSEIAKETGINSKTADKWLNVLVASNQVTLLEPWFANPGKRLAKTPKLFFNDVGLLCFLLGLKGQAVTESYLIGVIWETFVFGELRKYLSLAAPEATIWHYRDQSRETDFIIEKDGRLTLAEAKWKEFPTPRDFAQALKVHELLGPRARLPVMVLCRTRQSFPVAEGLLAVNAFRLREHLT
- a CDS encoding TolC family protein; amino-acid sequence: MSKHFKIFLVFAACLLFVSVGAQALTLTQAKIMALEKNHDVRVWMLGVDAARGEYKSKRGVYDPEISFMASYADTKTPVLSAFIEDGIVNAEVFSFGSELSGKLPTGTFYKLYDLEVSRTETDSPLESLSPSWAASLGFSVGQELLRGFDIASNRVSVVLSRKNRDISVYEFELMVAKTLFDLERSYWGVVAAAHDRDLEKKAYDLALDLERRTRIKVEVGVLPRVALTQARSESAARKVRMINSENAYEASMDALKNLLVIPLEESVELLEVTDSMPTAYEPPSEAVAVVQAFENRPEMRRAEREMEKAQALKTFYSRQRLPRLTVEGRLEYLGLGGSENPDRLVFGEPGGVPRRFTDSSHAYDSIADRDFPSWSVTGKLSFPIFGRKAGGNYAKARADYDRSVISYQKQKDTVRLDVRNAIRETASSQKRMEAALLSTNLAKEVLGNEEEKFKAGLSTTRELLEAQRDLIGAESSYISAFASHRVALADLERARGTMIESNYFLIENHSDIGPYLEVD